The following nucleotide sequence is from Nocardioides daedukensis.
AGCCCTCCCGGTGCCCAATCGTGTTTTCCTTGGGACGCCGCCACGAGGCGGGCGCTATGGTACCGGCATGGGACACAGGGGACTCCGTGCTGCCGTGCATACAGCGGAGCGAATGGCAGGCAGACAGCGCCTAGCAAAACTAGCTCGCCTGGTAACGGATGAAGTCCGACTCGATACTGCAAACGACCTGAGCCACAACGGCGAATCCGAAATTCAACGCGCCGCGCTGACGGATCCCAACCCCACCATCTTCGACGTAGGCGCGCACTTTGGTGAATGGTCGGGCTCCTTGCTGAGCCAACCCGGATCCACTCCAAACCTGCACATGTTCGAGCCGTCTGCGTCAACGAGCTCGCGGGCGCGGAACATCGTCGGCGACCGAGGACAGGTGCATCAAGTCGCCCTTTCTGATCATGTTGGCGCCGCCGAGTTGCAGATAGTGCACGAAGGTGCCGGATCGAATTCGTTGGTCCCATTCACAGCAGTCGGGCGCACTTCAGGAGTAGTCGAAGAGGTGGAGCTCTCTACCGTCGACGCCTTTGCCGATCAAGCAGGCATCCCGAGGATCACGTTGCTGAAGATCGATGCGGAGGGTCACGATCTCGCGGTCATGCGCGGCGCTACCCGCATGTTGTCGAGGCAAGCCGTGGATCTAATCCAGTTTGAGTACAACATCCGCTGGATTGATAGCCGTGTCTTCTTGCTCGACGCGTTCGAGTTACTCATGCCGTTCGGCTACTCGATGGGCAAGGTGACGTCGCGTGGGGTGGAGACTTACCCGACGTGGCACCCCACCTTGGAGACCTTTCGCGAGGGCAACTACTTGGCATACCAGCCATCGTGGGCCGATCGCCTGCGCACCTTTGACTGGTGGGGCGGCTAGACGATCGTCCCCACGGCGTCTTTCCAGTTGGTGCCATCTGGTGAGGTCGAGGTGCCCCTCTGAGCCACGGTCGTTACTAGTGGTGTAGTCACTTCGGGTCATGCGCATATGACCCGTGGGCCTGAAGGCTCTCGTGCAGTGAGACCCTCGTCCCCGTACACTCGTTGGGGGCCAAACTGAGGGTCTCGGAACTGGTCCAAACATGGGGGAACTAAGTGTCAACGACGACTGCCGCAACGCAGGCGACAGTTCTGGTGACTGGTGGTACCGGCTCGTTCGGTTCGACGATGATTCGTCGTCTGCTCAACACCGACGTACGCGAGGTCCGCATCTTCAGCCGCGACGAACTGAAGCAGGACGACATGCGCCGCGCACTGAACGACTCGCGCGTCCGCTTCTACATCGGTGACGTCCGGGACTACGACAGCGTTGACCGCGCAACGCGTGGCGTCGACTTCGTGTTCCACGCGGCGGCTCTGAAGCAGGTTCCGTCATGTGAATTCTTCCCGCTTGAGGCCGTGAAGACCAACGTCCTTGGCTCCCACAACGTCATCGAAGCCAGCAACGCCAACGGCGTCGCGAAGGTCGTTTGCCTGGGCACCGACAAGGCGGTCTATCCGGTCAATGCCATGGGCATCTCCAAGGCCATGATGGAAAAGACCGCGCAGGCCTTCGCCCGCAACAACCCGACCGCGAACACAGTGGTCTCCACCGTCCGCTACGGCAACGTGATGGCTTCGCGCGGGTCCGTGATCCCGCTCTTCATCGAACAGATCAAGGCTGGCAAACCGCTCACGTTGACTGATCCGGAGATGACGCGCTTCCTCATGTCGCTGGACGAGGCCGTCTACCTGGTGGAGCACGCCTTCGAGCATGCCCAGCCGGGCGACCTGTTTGTCCGCAAGGCTCCCGCGTCCACTGTCCGTGACCTCGCGACCGCGGTCGCTGAGCTCGCAGGAGCCGACACCGACCTTCAGGTGATCGGCACCCGCCACGGAGAGAAGCTGTACGAGACGCTCGCGACGCGTGAGGAACTGGCGCGTGCGTCCGACCAAGGCGATTACTACCGAGTGCCGGTAGATGCGCGGGACCTCAACTACAGCCAATACTTCGAGGAGGGGGAGAAGGCCGTCGAGAGCGTCGACGACTATCACTCCCACAACACCGAGCGTCTGGATGTCGGTGGAGTGAAGGACCTCCTGAATTCGCTTCCGGCGTTCAAGGTGCTGCTGGAGACCTTGTGATCGCGTTCTTCGTCGCCCTTGCAGCGACGATTGTCTGTACGGCGGCACTCCTGCCGCTACTCCATGGTCGGCAGGTGCTCGATGTGCCGAACGAGCGGTCATCGCATGATGTGCCCGTTCCTCGTGGAGGAGGAATCGCCGTGATCGCCGGCATCATGCTGGCTGCTGCAGTCGCCGAGATGACGGGCGCTCCTGTCCCGTGGCCTCTGTTGGTCGCTGTAGTGGCATTGGCTGGCGTCGGATTCATTGACGACGTCCGCACCCTCGGTGGCGGGGTCCGACTGGGGCTTCAACTTCTTGCGGCTATCGCCCTCACGGCCTGGGCTGCCATCGAGTACGCCGGCCCCGGGCTCGCGACCGCGCTGTTCGTGAGCATCTCCATCGTGGCGATCGCGGGTTACGTGAATGCCTTCAATTTCATGGACGGCGTCAACGGGATCTCGGCACTGAACGCACTAGTTGCGGGTGGGTGGTTCGCTTTCGTCGGCCATGAACAGGCTACGGACGAGTTGATGGTCGCGGGACTGGCTCTGGCCGGGGCAAGCCTCGGATTCCTTCCGTGGAACGCACCCAAGGCACGCATCTTTCTGGGCGACGTAGGTAGCTA
It contains:
- a CDS encoding FkbM family methyltransferase; translation: MAGRQRLAKLARLVTDEVRLDTANDLSHNGESEIQRAALTDPNPTIFDVGAHFGEWSGSLLSQPGSTPNLHMFEPSASTSSRARNIVGDRGQVHQVALSDHVGAAELQIVHEGAGSNSLVPFTAVGRTSGVVEEVELSTVDAFADQAGIPRITLLKIDAEGHDLAVMRGATRMLSRQAVDLIQFEYNIRWIDSRVFLLDAFELLMPFGYSMGKVTSRGVETYPTWHPTLETFREGNYLAYQPSWADRLRTFDWWGG
- a CDS encoding polysaccharide biosynthesis protein → MSTTTAATQATVLVTGGTGSFGSTMIRRLLNTDVREVRIFSRDELKQDDMRRALNDSRVRFYIGDVRDYDSVDRATRGVDFVFHAAALKQVPSCEFFPLEAVKTNVLGSHNVIEASNANGVAKVVCLGTDKAVYPVNAMGISKAMMEKTAQAFARNNPTANTVVSTVRYGNVMASRGSVIPLFIEQIKAGKPLTLTDPEMTRFLMSLDEAVYLVEHAFEHAQPGDLFVRKAPASTVRDLATAVAELAGADTDLQVIGTRHGEKLYETLATREELARASDQGDYYRVPVDARDLNYSQYFEEGEKAVESVDDYHSHNTERLDVGGVKDLLNSLPAFKVLLETL
- a CDS encoding glycosyltransferase family 4 protein, translating into MIAFFVALAATIVCTAALLPLLHGRQVLDVPNERSSHDVPVPRGGGIAVIAGIMLAAAVAEMTGAPVPWPLLVAVVALAGVGFIDDVRTLGGGVRLGLQLLAAIALTAWAAIEYAGPGLATALFVSISIVAIAGYVNAFNFMDGVNGISALNALVAGGWFAFVGHEQATDELMVAGLALAGASLGFLPWNAPKARIFLGDVGSYGVGLLIVGMAVVAWADGASWLLCVAPLVPYGVDTLWALIKRGLGRRPLMSAHREHVYQRLVDSGWQHLTAAALTAVASLACILVAWWGDDVPLVAVLALAVLSFGYLSLPRLTHSSLGLSA